In one window of Paraburkholderia sp. BL10I2N1 DNA:
- a CDS encoding DNA-binding protein: protein MPRPAAVTPEQIRSAVLSMLAEAGDAAPPTGERFRKVVSVRKLRARLGAGDPATLARALNAVEAEVVRAGLADIAMPGIPVEIAEQMRALWQAAVAVQLEDVVRLKVDAQQAIAAADAARTDAELRVELLRQELSELRAGVSSRDIELSDLRAQNAMLRERCAALDAAAQERQAQLHAATAERAAVERTHAGALADVQHRYEALSKQLLQETAHQREALKKEHAHSTAQLKFAERRVATLDGERERLEGELASEREARQQAVGEALALKAINASQYAQLDELLRLVSAQEARRAPVASSRLATARRTTGTSKSGTTKPRKT from the coding sequence ATGCCCCGCCCGGCCGCCGTTACCCCCGAACAGATCCGTTCCGCCGTGCTGTCGATGCTCGCCGAGGCCGGCGATGCAGCACCGCCCACTGGCGAACGCTTCCGCAAGGTCGTGTCGGTACGGAAACTCCGCGCGCGGCTCGGTGCGGGCGATCCGGCTACCCTTGCGCGGGCACTCAACGCCGTCGAGGCCGAGGTCGTGCGCGCGGGACTCGCCGACATCGCGATGCCCGGCATTCCCGTCGAAATCGCCGAGCAGATGCGCGCGCTGTGGCAAGCGGCCGTGGCCGTGCAACTTGAGGACGTGGTGCGCCTGAAGGTAGATGCACAACAGGCGATTGCGGCGGCCGATGCGGCGCGCACCGATGCCGAACTGCGCGTCGAACTGCTGCGCCAGGAATTGAGCGAGCTGCGAGCGGGGGTCTCCTCACGCGACATCGAACTGTCCGATCTGCGGGCCCAGAACGCGATGCTGCGCGAGCGGTGCGCGGCGCTCGATGCGGCAGCCCAGGAACGCCAGGCGCAACTCCACGCCGCGACAGCGGAGCGGGCGGCGGTTGAGCGCACGCACGCGGGCGCACTGGCGGACGTGCAACATCGGTACGAGGCGCTGTCGAAACAGTTGCTGCAGGAAACTGCCCACCAGCGCGAGGCCCTGAAAAAAGAGCATGCGCACTCCACGGCGCAACTCAAGTTCGCCGAGCGCCGTGTTGCCACGCTTGACGGCGAACGCGAACGGCTCGAAGGCGAACTCGCGAGCGAGCGCGAAGCCCGCCAGCAGGCGGTCGGCGAAGCGCTGGCGCTCAAGGCGATCAACGCGAGCCAGTATGCGCAGCTCGACGAACTGCTGCGCCTCGTGTCGGCACAGGAGGCCCGTCGCGCACCGGTGGCGTCCAGCCGTCTCGCGACCGCGAGGCGCACCACCGGCACTTCGAAGAGCGGCACGACTAAGCCCAGGAAGACATGA
- a CDS encoding tyrosine-type recombinase/integrase, whose translation MSETTSPADWIDGGMTPPRRLPADTNAALAYLADTLGHVVYTRWTLAAIKGRYASLADAKVAHPAVMRQLLDHAVVIEYWDRGRVRTAAIDDAPTPEAVLQRVLHTQRRRFKVSPEAGLPAATGEPIRDTTALVTVPQPLIAWLARAGRFANVASATNTLGVGDDAQAVALFLRDRASRSPHTLRAYRTELRRLVTWCEAQQLGPLSDLTRHDLLAYRQALRKPSHDVVDDNNRTVAEATQARALAVVASLFRYWTETGYLTANPAAGLVRGGRSRTSFAPQRMLPSALLAACDTWVAESFNDDDALVVARRRAIWALYRYTGVRLVELVWSDDAQLPKLEVDRINGIECWTLHVLGKGRKTRAVPLPGLCVPILRTYRQLRGLPPQPSLYEHAALIHGLKGGSLHSSGLYDEVKAIFIATADRIEKTDHAGAARLRSASPHWLRHGYARQLVVDHQVPLPAAQALLGHASVQTTAIYAKTDLSQLRAFVDQTFSDS comes from the coding sequence ATGAGCGAAACAACGAGCCCCGCCGACTGGATCGATGGCGGCATGACGCCACCGCGGCGGCTGCCGGCGGACACCAACGCGGCGCTCGCGTATCTGGCCGACACGCTCGGCCACGTCGTCTACACGCGCTGGACCCTGGCGGCGATCAAGGGCCGGTACGCCTCGCTCGCCGACGCGAAGGTGGCCCATCCCGCGGTCATGCGGCAGTTGCTTGATCACGCGGTCGTGATCGAGTACTGGGATCGCGGCCGTGTGCGCACCGCGGCCATCGACGATGCGCCGACACCGGAGGCGGTGCTGCAACGCGTTCTGCATACGCAGCGGCGGCGCTTCAAGGTCTCGCCCGAAGCCGGGTTGCCGGCGGCGACCGGTGAGCCGATACGGGATACGACAGCGCTGGTCACGGTGCCGCAACCATTGATCGCGTGGCTTGCCCGGGCTGGACGCTTCGCGAATGTGGCGAGCGCAACCAACACGCTCGGCGTGGGCGACGACGCGCAGGCTGTCGCGCTCTTCCTGCGCGATCGCGCGAGCCGCTCGCCGCATACGCTGCGTGCATACCGGACCGAACTGCGGCGGCTGGTCACGTGGTGCGAAGCGCAGCAACTCGGTCCGCTGTCGGATCTCACGCGCCACGACCTGCTCGCGTACCGGCAGGCATTGCGCAAGCCCTCTCATGACGTCGTCGACGACAACAACCGGACGGTGGCGGAAGCGACCCAGGCACGGGCACTCGCGGTCGTCGCGAGCCTGTTCCGCTACTGGACCGAGACCGGCTATCTGACCGCCAATCCGGCTGCAGGGCTCGTCCGTGGCGGACGCTCGCGCACGAGCTTCGCACCGCAACGGATGCTGCCGAGCGCGTTGCTTGCCGCATGTGACACGTGGGTCGCTGAAAGTTTCAACGACGACGACGCGCTGGTCGTCGCGCGGCGCCGCGCAATCTGGGCGCTATACCGGTACACCGGCGTGCGCCTGGTTGAACTCGTGTGGTCCGACGACGCGCAGTTGCCGAAACTCGAGGTCGACCGCATCAACGGCATCGAGTGCTGGACGCTGCACGTGCTCGGCAAGGGTCGCAAGACGCGAGCGGTTCCGTTGCCGGGACTCTGCGTTCCGATCCTGAGAACGTACCGGCAACTGCGCGGCCTGCCGCCGCAGCCCAGTCTCTATGAGCATGCGGCACTGATTCACGGACTTAAGGGCGGCTCGCTGCACAGCTCCGGCCTCTACGATGAGGTGAAGGCAATCTTCATCGCGACGGCCGACCGCATCGAGAAAACCGATCATGCGGGCGCTGCGCGCCTGCGATCGGCATCACCGCACTGGCTGCGCCACGGCTATGCCAGGCAACTCGTGGTGGACCATCAGGTGCCATTGCCGGCCGCACAGGCTCTGCTCGGGCACGCGTCAGTGCAAACGACCGCGATCTACGCAAAAACCGACTTGTCGCAGTTGCGCGCCTTTGTGGACCAGACGTTCAGCGACAGTTGA
- a CDS encoding methyl-accepting chemotaxis protein, with product MFKNLTIRTGLSVTIAVYTIALLASILTAAMGVHRRDVELEQMYSNDTVALVDLKASAERILQARLALNEVETAGRVGGNAEQVLSHARKLLGESDALLGSGLSGHPVDGTERALADTLRLKRDAFLTRVMAPQIAALEQNDVLTFHTIQAQAANSAYADYRTASAALEWYHSERQRQRYEVSAKRFEVGLWISATTGIGVVLLGLFARIALAAAIVRPVDTTIQHFARIAAGDLTGRIEAGSRNEMGQLATALGRMQGGLVNTVGQVRSSADAIGHGIREIAAGNNDLSARTERQAASLEETAASMEQLTATVRQNAENAREASALAARASGIAQSGGQVAGEVVEMMDGISASSREIVDIIAVIEGIAFQTNILALNAAVEAARAGEEGRGFGVVAGEVRSLAQRSATAAREIRELIGDTAAKVQRGSELVIRAGGTMNEVVLAVKHVTDIMSEISAASDQQSSGIDQVNCAIVQMDRVTQQNAALVEQAAAAAASLEEQAYRLQSAVAAFRVWVQAEQKQ from the coding sequence ATGTTCAAGAACCTCACTATCCGCACCGGGCTGAGCGTCACTATAGCGGTCTACACTATCGCGCTTCTCGCATCAATCCTGACCGCTGCCATGGGCGTCCATCGCCGCGACGTCGAACTCGAACAGATGTACAGCAATGACACGGTCGCGCTGGTGGACCTGAAAGCGAGCGCTGAGCGCATCTTGCAGGCACGCCTCGCATTGAACGAAGTAGAGACGGCCGGGCGAGTCGGGGGGAATGCGGAGCAGGTCCTATCGCATGCACGAAAACTGCTGGGCGAGAGCGATGCGCTCCTCGGCTCTGGCCTGTCGGGGCATCCGGTGGATGGTACCGAGCGGGCACTCGCTGACACGCTGCGACTAAAACGGGATGCGTTCCTGACTAGGGTAATGGCCCCGCAGATAGCGGCGCTGGAACAGAACGACGTTCTGACCTTTCACACCATTCAGGCGCAAGCGGCAAACTCAGCGTACGCGGACTACCGCACTGCCAGTGCCGCGCTCGAGTGGTATCACAGCGAGCGCCAGCGCCAGCGCTATGAAGTGTCCGCGAAGCGATTCGAGGTGGGCCTTTGGATATCTGCCACTACCGGTATTGGCGTTGTCCTGCTGGGCCTCTTCGCGCGTATCGCGCTGGCCGCTGCGATCGTGCGGCCTGTCGACACGACCATTCAGCACTTCGCCAGAATCGCTGCAGGCGACCTGACCGGTCGCATCGAAGCGGGCAGTCGCAACGAGATGGGACAGCTCGCCACCGCGCTGGGCCGCATGCAGGGCGGATTGGTCAATACGGTAGGGCAGGTACGCAGTAGTGCGGACGCAATCGGTCATGGCATTCGCGAAATCGCGGCGGGTAACAATGATCTGTCCGCGCGCACCGAACGGCAGGCCGCTTCGCTGGAAGAAACGGCTGCGAGCATGGAGCAGTTGACGGCGACGGTCAGACAGAATGCCGAAAACGCGCGAGAGGCGAGCGCGCTCGCGGCCCGGGCGTCCGGTATCGCGCAATCGGGCGGTCAGGTCGCGGGTGAAGTGGTCGAAATGATGGACGGAATTTCGGCAAGCTCGCGCGAGATCGTCGATATCATCGCCGTGATCGAAGGCATCGCGTTTCAGACCAACATTCTCGCGCTCAATGCCGCAGTGGAAGCTGCGCGGGCGGGAGAAGAGGGGCGTGGTTTCGGGGTGGTGGCCGGCGAGGTACGGAGTCTGGCGCAACGCTCGGCGACGGCCGCCCGGGAGATCAGGGAACTGATCGGCGACACGGCGGCCAAGGTGCAACGCGGCAGCGAACTTGTCATCCGCGCTGGCGGCACAATGAACGAGGTTGTGCTGGCCGTGAAGCACGTGACCGACATCATGAGCGAAATCAGCGCTGCTTCGGATCAACAGTCATCCGGCATCGATCAGGTCAATTGCGCGATCGTGCAAATGGATCGGGTAACGCAGCAGAACGCGGCGCTCGTCGAGCAGGCAGCAGCCGCAGCCGCGTCGCTTGAGGAGCAGGCGTACCGGCTGCAAAGCGCAGTCGCGGCCTTCCGTGTTTGGGTTCAGGCAGAGCAAAAGCAATAG
- a CDS encoding porin, with protein sequence MKLKWVAAAALAAIGGAAHAQSSVTLYGVVDSGLLYQSTSAASFSPTAKNLGSVYRYKDAGLYSSLWGMKGTEDIGGGYHLNFRLQGSFDSGTGKSGLADTAGATAMFNQYATVGMSGFFGSVTAGRQVVPMAYAMAETDVRSGGYFGSILTAWIGMNTAAGWPGTSTNGPIGALYDSNAIVYESPKFHGASALLEYAPGGVPGSFQGGTRESAVLKYSNYGLNLSAVYYSGHDTNPGPTTVATGLNNNRYWYLGAKYTTLNGISMSASYSNGANPAAKSASNPFGGTSLDLYSAGLGYQVSSALKVTSGVYYLKDRNKSANKSLEVAGGAEYSLSKTSLVYAQVGWVNNHGDMTQTIAYGQPVAPGMGTVAVMLGLRHAF encoded by the coding sequence ATGAAATTGAAATGGGTAGCAGCAGCCGCGCTGGCTGCAATCGGGGGGGCGGCTCATGCACAATCGTCGGTGACGCTGTACGGCGTCGTCGATTCAGGGCTGTTGTATCAAAGCACGTCGGCGGCATCTTTCAGCCCGACAGCAAAAAACCTCGGGTCGGTTTATCGCTACAAGGATGCCGGTCTCTACTCGAGCCTGTGGGGCATGAAGGGTACCGAGGATATCGGCGGCGGTTATCACTTAAACTTCAGGCTGCAAGGGTCTTTTGACAGTGGCACCGGCAAGTCTGGCCTTGCGGATACGGCGGGTGCGACCGCGATGTTCAACCAGTACGCAACTGTCGGCATGTCAGGATTTTTCGGCTCAGTCACCGCCGGCCGCCAGGTCGTACCGATGGCGTACGCGATGGCTGAAACCGATGTTCGCTCGGGGGGCTATTTCGGCAGTATTCTGACCGCGTGGATCGGCATGAACACGGCGGCAGGCTGGCCGGGCACCAGCACCAACGGGCCGATCGGGGCGCTGTACGACAGCAATGCAATCGTGTACGAATCCCCGAAGTTCCATGGTGCGAGCGCTTTGCTTGAATATGCGCCCGGCGGCGTGCCCGGCAGCTTTCAGGGCGGCACGCGCGAATCCGCAGTGCTGAAGTATTCGAACTATGGTCTCAATCTGTCGGCCGTGTACTACAGCGGGCATGACACCAACCCAGGGCCGACGACGGTCGCCACCGGGCTGAACAACAATCGCTACTGGTACCTCGGCGCGAAATATACGACGCTGAACGGCATTTCGATGTCCGCGTCGTACAGCAATGGCGCGAACCCGGCTGCGAAGAGCGCTTCGAATCCTTTCGGTGGTACGAGCCTCGACCTGTATTCGGCCGGCCTCGGCTATCAGGTCTCGTCGGCATTGAAGGTCACCAGCGGCGTTTACTATTTGAAGGACCGGAACAAATCGGCCAACAAATCGCTCGAGGTCGCCGGAGGCGCCGAATACAGCCTTTCCAAAACTTCACTGGTCTATGCCCAGGTGGGTTGGGTGAACAACCATGGAGATATGACCCAGACGATCGCATACGGGCAGCCGGTGGCGCCGGGGATGGGGACAGTGGCGGTCATGCTGGGCCTGCGTCACGCTTTCTGA
- a CDS encoding SDR family NAD(P)-dependent oxidoreductase has translation MKQLKDKISVITGAASGFGRELAICCAREGMHLVLTDVDEKGLQDTVGLLPQSTQTLALKCDVAKAEQVEQVAIKTFERFGAAHLLFNNAGVVLAGPLWATTLQDWEWVFGINVMGVAHGIRSFVPHMLEQKSPCHIVNTASRAGLVPVPGGGIYCASKHAVVAMSECLQLELEAAGAQIGVSVLCPGFVNTGIAEAARNRPAELAATNPLGARFLSTGHDERIRDARFSAADIAQMTLEAVKAGRFYILPHPETREQIENRMRDILDDRNPRAGS, from the coding sequence GTGAAGCAGCTCAAAGACAAAATTTCTGTCATTACTGGTGCGGCCAGCGGTTTCGGTCGCGAATTGGCGATTTGTTGCGCCCGCGAAGGCATGCATCTGGTGCTGACCGATGTCGATGAAAAGGGTTTGCAGGATACCGTCGGTCTGCTGCCACAGTCGACCCAGACTCTCGCCCTGAAATGCGACGTCGCCAAGGCGGAACAGGTTGAGCAGGTGGCGATCAAGACTTTTGAGCGTTTCGGCGCTGCCCATCTGCTGTTCAACAATGCCGGCGTTGTGCTTGCCGGCCCGCTTTGGGCCACCACGCTGCAGGATTGGGAGTGGGTGTTCGGCATCAACGTGATGGGCGTGGCGCACGGCATCCGCAGTTTTGTTCCGCACATGCTGGAACAGAAGAGTCCATGTCATATCGTCAATACCGCATCGCGGGCCGGTCTGGTGCCGGTGCCGGGAGGCGGCATCTATTGCGCAAGCAAACACGCCGTGGTCGCGATGTCGGAGTGCCTGCAACTGGAACTGGAAGCTGCCGGCGCGCAGATCGGCGTATCCGTGCTCTGCCCCGGCTTCGTCAATACCGGCATCGCCGAAGCGGCGCGTAATCGTCCCGCTGAACTGGCAGCGACGAATCCGCTGGGTGCTCGCTTTCTCAGCACGGGCCACGATGAAAGAATCCGCGACGCCAGATTTTCCGCTGCCGATATTGCGCAGATGACACTTGAGGCGGTCAAGGCTGGACGCTTCTACATTCTGCCGCATCCGGAGACCAGGGAACAAATCGAGAACCGCATGCGCGACATTCTCGATGACCGAAATCCGCGAGCCGGTTCCTGA
- a CDS encoding acetyl-CoA acetyltransferase produces MINKHQLANRYAIVGIGEAGLGKAAEGETALSLQCQAARSAMLDAGLVPGDIDAVFAHWDDRAAALLVSEYLGIQPRFVDNTVVGGQSNITHLVHAIAAIEAGLCDTALITYGSTQRLDRSRKAGGMNQEPRNPVAQFVQPYGMLSPIGFYAMQAQLHMHRYGTRAEDLGEIALASRKWAQLNPNAFARDDLTMEQYLAAPMLADPLRKFDICQVTDSAGAMILTRADRARDLKQQPVMVRGFSEKYLHHLTPFGSDDWIDNKVLSTLAKDALAMAQLDHKDLDLVQIYDAFTINVLFGLESLGFCEPGEAGEFVRDGRIAPGGDFPLNTSGGGLSFNHSGMFGMQLMIEAVRQLRGECGARQVPDAKSCLVQAGGMVMSAYMVMVLGTE; encoded by the coding sequence ATGATCAACAAACACCAACTTGCAAATCGCTACGCCATCGTCGGCATCGGCGAGGCCGGTCTCGGCAAGGCGGCAGAGGGGGAGACCGCCCTATCGCTGCAATGCCAGGCTGCCAGATCGGCGATGCTCGACGCAGGCCTGGTGCCGGGCGATATCGATGCTGTCTTTGCGCATTGGGACGACCGCGCTGCTGCTCTTCTAGTATCGGAGTATCTGGGTATCCAGCCGCGCTTCGTCGACAACACCGTCGTAGGCGGGCAATCGAACATCACCCATCTGGTCCACGCGATAGCCGCGATCGAAGCAGGCCTGTGCGACACCGCGCTGATCACCTACGGCAGCACGCAGCGGCTCGATCGCAGCCGCAAAGCGGGCGGCATGAACCAGGAGCCGCGCAATCCGGTCGCACAGTTCGTGCAGCCTTACGGCATGCTGAGCCCGATCGGCTTCTATGCGATGCAGGCACAACTGCACATGCATCGCTACGGCACCAGAGCGGAAGACCTTGGCGAGATCGCGCTAGCATCAAGGAAATGGGCGCAACTGAACCCGAACGCGTTCGCACGTGACGACCTCACGATGGAACAGTATCTGGCCGCGCCCATGCTGGCCGATCCGCTGCGCAAGTTCGACATCTGCCAGGTGACTGACAGTGCCGGTGCGATGATCCTCACGCGAGCCGACCGGGCGCGCGACCTGAAGCAGCAGCCCGTGATGGTTCGCGGCTTCTCCGAGAAATATCTCCACCATTTGACGCCGTTCGGATCGGACGACTGGATCGATAACAAGGTCCTTTCAACCCTCGCCAAAGATGCGTTGGCAATGGCGCAACTCGATCACAAAGACCTCGACCTGGTGCAGATCTATGATGCATTCACGATCAACGTGCTGTTCGGGCTGGAGAGTCTTGGCTTTTGCGAACCCGGTGAAGCTGGCGAGTTCGTTCGTGACGGCCGCATCGCGCCGGGCGGCGATTTCCCACTGAATACCTCGGGTGGCGGTCTCTCGTTCAATCATTCGGGCATGTTCGGCATGCAATTGATGATCGAAGCCGTACGACAGTTGCGCGGCGAATGTGGCGCACGCCAGGTTCCGGACGCAAAGTCCTGCCTGGTCCAGGCGGGCGGCATGGTGATGTCGGCTTATATGGTGATGGTGCTCGGAACTGAGTAG
- a CDS encoding AMP-binding protein, producing the protein MIIDSFDAGVRQFPDRICLQSGELRLTYQEIENASHAVAHALLEQGLGSAHIGVLSPNHELALVAMLGIMRAGAVYVPLNARDTIDDIAWFMQFTDVSAMFCHETYLPQMEKIRSGAPALKTVIGLSQAAQPSGPTLSAWCEQFSGKRVETIDKNADDVAIIKSSGGTTGKPKAIMQTHRALETAYRISNQFTQPDKDPVHLFVAPFTHAAGATFMALARFGARNVLAPSTDPGELLALIECEKVTHIFLPPTLIYRLLAHPDVKTRDCSSLEYVIYGAAPMSVDKLREGLALWGQVFAQFYGQAEVPGVITCLSRKDHYVSDDSSQNRHLGSAGRPSGACEVALMDDNGNIVALGERGEIVAKGDLVSSGYYKNPEATAEVRAFGWHHTGDIGVFDESGYLYIVDRKKDMIISGGFNIYPSEIEQVIFSHPSVQDCAVVGTPDADWGERVTAIVELKRGTTITPEEVFALCKDRLASFKMPKHVEIWETLPRSPIGKVLKKDVRAKFLADALKQD; encoded by the coding sequence ATGATTATCGATTCATTCGACGCAGGTGTCCGGCAATTCCCTGATCGCATTTGCCTGCAAAGCGGTGAGCTTCGCCTGACTTATCAGGAAATCGAAAACGCATCGCATGCGGTGGCGCACGCGCTGCTGGAACAAGGGCTCGGCAGCGCGCATATCGGCGTGCTGTCGCCCAATCATGAATTGGCGCTCGTCGCGATGCTCGGCATCATGCGCGCGGGCGCGGTCTATGTGCCCCTGAACGCGCGCGATACCATCGACGACATCGCGTGGTTTATGCAGTTCACGGACGTGTCGGCCATGTTCTGCCACGAAACGTACCTCCCGCAAATGGAAAAGATCCGCAGTGGCGCGCCGGCTTTGAAAACCGTCATTGGCCTGTCGCAAGCGGCACAACCGTCCGGCCCGACGCTGTCCGCGTGGTGTGAGCAGTTTTCGGGCAAGCGGGTGGAAACGATCGACAAGAATGCCGACGATGTGGCGATCATCAAATCTTCCGGCGGCACGACCGGCAAGCCGAAAGCGATCATGCAAACCCATCGCGCACTTGAGACGGCCTACCGGATCTCGAACCAGTTCACACAACCCGACAAAGATCCCGTCCACCTGTTCGTTGCGCCGTTCACGCATGCCGCGGGCGCAACCTTCATGGCACTGGCGCGATTCGGCGCGCGCAACGTGCTTGCGCCTTCTACAGATCCGGGCGAGTTGCTGGCGCTGATCGAGTGCGAAAAGGTTACGCATATCTTCCTGCCCCCGACATTGATTTACCGATTGCTGGCACACCCTGATGTAAAGACGCGCGACTGTTCGTCACTCGAATACGTCATCTATGGCGCGGCCCCGATGTCAGTCGACAAACTGCGCGAGGGGCTGGCACTGTGGGGACAGGTCTTCGCGCAATTCTATGGCCAGGCCGAAGTTCCTGGCGTCATCACGTGTCTGTCGCGCAAAGATCATTACGTCAGCGACGATTCGTCGCAGAATCGCCACCTCGGTTCGGCCGGGCGGCCATCCGGCGCATGTGAAGTGGCCTTGATGGACGACAACGGCAACATTGTCGCGCTCGGAGAGCGAGGCGAAATCGTAGCCAAGGGCGACCTCGTGTCGTCCGGTTATTACAAGAATCCGGAAGCGACTGCCGAGGTACGTGCCTTCGGTTGGCATCACACCGGCGACATCGGTGTCTTCGATGAAAGCGGCTATCTGTACATCGTCGATCGCAAGAAGGACATGATCATCTCCGGCGGCTTCAATATCTATCCGAGCGAGATCGAACAGGTGATCTTCTCCCACCCTTCTGTCCAGGATTGCGCCGTCGTAGGCACGCCCGACGCGGACTGGGGCGAGCGGGTTACTGCCATCGTCGAGCTCAAGCGCGGCACGACCATCACACCCGAGGAAGTCTTCGCATTGTGCAAGGACCGCCTCGCCAGTTTCAAGATGCCAAAGCATGTGGAGATCTGGGAAACCCTGCCGCGCAGCCCCATCGGCAAGGTCCTGAAGAAAGACGTGCGCGCGAAGTTTCTGGCCGACGCGCTCAAGCAGGACTGA
- a CDS encoding Zn-ribbon domain-containing OB-fold protein — MKQASDTTRALPVPTRETAPYWRMANEGRLVVQRCGSCGRRQFYPRAFCTACLSDSVEWVDCSGRGTIYTYTICHIAGHPSMADKVPYAVAMIDLDEGVRMLAGIVDSDLAQVAIGAPVEVTFERISAEYALPQFKIATGTSS; from the coding sequence GTGAAGCAGGCATCTGACACTACCCGTGCGCTTCCGGTGCCAACGAGGGAAACCGCCCCCTACTGGCGCATGGCGAACGAAGGCCGCCTGGTGGTGCAGCGCTGCGGCTCATGCGGACGCCGGCAGTTCTACCCGCGCGCATTTTGCACTGCCTGTCTGTCCGATTCCGTCGAGTGGGTCGATTGCAGCGGTCGCGGCACGATTTATACGTACACGATCTGCCACATTGCGGGACATCCCTCGATGGCGGACAAGGTGCCATACGCAGTGGCCATGATCGACCTCGACGAAGGCGTGCGCATGCTGGCCGGGATCGTCGACTCCGATCTCGCACAGGTTGCCATCGGCGCCCCCGTCGAAGTGACTTTCGAGCGCATCAGCGCCGAATACGCGCTTCCCCAATTCAAAATTGCTACAGGTACGTCTTCATGA
- a CDS encoding carboxylase: MADARARDGSRPAIRISDGTLRDAHQCLWATRMRTEHMLPIAERLDSAGFSFIEAIAMVQFDVAVRSLNQNPFERIRLLRDRITRTPLRAAIRSNLMSGFYPVAPDINELFVERMFANGIRDFGFLESLHCWDNVAPAIQTARRLGATVSAGLIFNLAPGYDAAFYEAKAREVVERFDVQNIVFGCAAGIMSLEDVRTIVPAIKRAIGHRTLEFNTHCLTGLGPLLAIEAAVHGADCVFTAVDPLTNGNSVPSSHMIASNLRALGLSVDLDDTALDDVTPYLAALAEHEGQPVGVAAEYNPFLYKSQFAGGAISNLEAQLKQAGLGDKLPEVIQEIARVREELGSPVMATPFPAIVAAQAVMNVVNGERYRVVPDEVKKYICGYFGALPLPVDQNIADRIITNGSRDVALTPPPLEPVLPGLRQRYKGMDDDQMLLRYMFGDEKIDALVPTSQDSAFSVTHPIVDLVETLAKLPRKGRIHVSRGDWSLNCQLKGGRS, translated from the coding sequence ATGGCGGACGCGCGCGCCCGCGACGGCAGCCGTCCGGCCATCCGTATTTCCGACGGAACGCTGCGCGATGCCCATCAATGCCTGTGGGCCACCCGCATGCGCACGGAACACATGCTTCCGATCGCCGAGCGGCTCGACAGTGCCGGCTTTTCCTTCATCGAAGCCATCGCCATGGTTCAGTTCGATGTAGCGGTACGGTCCCTGAACCAGAACCCGTTTGAGCGCATCCGGCTACTGCGCGACCGGATCACGCGCACGCCGCTGCGCGCCGCGATACGTAGCAATCTGATGAGCGGCTTTTATCCGGTAGCGCCCGATATCAACGAGCTGTTCGTCGAGCGCATGTTTGCCAACGGCATCCGCGATTTCGGCTTCCTGGAGTCCTTGCATTGCTGGGACAACGTCGCGCCCGCCATTCAGACCGCTCGCCGGCTCGGCGCTACAGTCAGCGCAGGGCTGATATTCAACCTCGCGCCAGGCTATGACGCGGCCTTCTACGAGGCCAAAGCAAGAGAAGTGGTCGAGCGCTTCGACGTGCAAAACATCGTCTTCGGTTGTGCGGCGGGAATCATGTCGCTGGAGGATGTCAGGACCATCGTTCCCGCCATCAAGCGCGCCATTGGCCATCGCACGCTTGAATTCAATACTCACTGCCTGACCGGGCTTGGTCCCTTGCTCGCAATCGAGGCCGCAGTGCACGGCGCGGACTGCGTCTTTACCGCCGTCGACCCGTTGACCAACGGCAACTCTGTGCCTTCGAGTCACATGATCGCCAGCAACCTGCGCGCGTTGGGACTCTCTGTCGATCTCGATGACACGGCGCTCGACGATGTCACTCCTTACCTCGCAGCCCTGGCTGAACATGAGGGCCAGCCGGTAGGCGTTGCAGCTGAGTACAACCCGTTTCTCTATAAATCGCAATTCGCGGGCGGCGCCATTTCCAACCTGGAGGCGCAACTCAAACAAGCTGGTTTGGGCGACAAACTGCCCGAGGTGATCCAGGAAATCGCACGCGTGCGCGAAGAGCTCGGCTCGCCCGTCATGGCGACGCCGTTTCCGGCCATCGTGGCCGCCCAGGCGGTCATGAACGTGGTCAACGGCGAGCGCTATCGCGTCGTTCCTGACGAAGTCAAGAAATACATCTGCGGCTACTTTGGCGCCTTGCCGCTGCCAGTGGACCAGAACATTGCCGACCGCATCATCACGAACGGCTCCCGGGATGTCGCCCTGACGCCGCCGCCGCTAGAGCCGGTCCTGCCAGGCCTGCGCCAGCGATACAAGGGTATGGACGACGACCAGATGTTGCTGCGCTATATGTTCGGCGATGAAAAGATTGACGCCCTGGTTCCTACGTCGCAAGACAGTGCGTTCAGTGTCACCCACCCAATCGTCGACCTGGTGGAGACGCTGGCGAAATTGCCCCGCAAGGGCCGCATTCATGTTTCGCGCGGTGACTGGTCGCTGAACTGCCAACTCAAAGGTGGCCGGTCGTGA